A region of Plectropomus leopardus isolate mb unplaced genomic scaffold, YSFRI_Pleo_2.0 unplaced_scaffold23588, whole genome shotgun sequence DNA encodes the following proteins:
- the LOC121966218 gene encoding adhesion G protein-coupled receptor E4-like — protein AGCAAVAGLLHFFLLAAFSWTCLEGIQILLLVLVSKVDFKTLFMMAGGYGVPAVIVAVSAAVKGDGYGTRRHCWLNVNLIWSFFGPAGVFITVNFLVFLVTVWKLAQKLSTLSPQTDHLLKIKLVTNNNYTKPDAFNKKTRAPVPTAPEDFYFDNIYDIFKIN, from the exons GCCGGCTGCGCCGCCGTGGCCGGGCTGCTGCACTTCTTCCTCCTGGCAGCATTTAGCTGGACGTGTCTGGAGGGCATTCAGATCCTCCTGCTGGTCCTGGTCTCTAAGGTGGACTTCAAAACCCTCTTCATGATGGCAGGCGGCTACGGAGTCCCGGCCGTTATTGTTGCCGTCTCTGCGGCGGTTAAAGGCGACGGATACGGCACCAGGAGACA CTGTTGGTTAAACGTGAATCTGATCTGGAGTTTCTTCGGCCCCGCCGGCGTCTTCATCACT GTAAACTTTTTGGTCTTTCTCGTCACTGTGTGGAAACTGGCACAGAAGCTGTCGACTCTCAGCCCCCAAACGGACCATCTGCTCAAAATCAAGTTAGTCACAAATAACAATTACACAAAACCCGAcgcatttaacaaaaaaacacgtGCACCTGTCCCAACCGCTCcggaggacttttattttgacaatatttatgacattttcaaaataaattga